The DNA region TTCTAAACTTTGATTTGTTTTTTCCACCGTTGCTCCGTTGTCGCTATGTAGTTTTCATTATATAAGCTTTTGAAATTCTTCTTGGATCGCACGTACAATTGGACCTGGACCATTTCCAATCACTTTATCATTTACTTGAATAACTGGGGTTATTTCAGCTGTAGTACTACTAATAAATGCTTCATCTGCGCGATAAACATCTTTCACGCTAAATAACTTTTCGATGAAAGGAATTCCTAATTTGTTTGCAATTTCTTCAACAACTATTCGTGTAATTCCTCTTAATATAAAATGATCAGCAGGATGAGTGTAAATTTTACCATTTTCTACAATATAAAAATTAGATGAGCTTCCTTCAGTAACTGTATTATCCCTAATTTGAATGGCTTCTTCGGCTTGGTGTTCATGAGCATATTGTTTGGCAAGGACGTTACCTAGCAAATTCAAACTTTTGATATCACAACGAAGCCAGCGAATATCTTCCACAGTGACAACTTTAATTCCATTTTTAAATTGATCGATAGGTCGAGGGGATTTTTTAGTATATGCGGTGAGCACAGGTTTTGCATTTTGTGGAAAGGCATGTGTTCGTGGAGCTACACCTCTTGTTACTTGAAAGTAGACAATTCCATCTTGTAGGTTGTTCATTTCGATAAGTTGTGTTATCTTTAACTTTGTCTCTGTTTTAGAAAAAGGTAATTCCATAAAAATTTCTTTTGCACTACGTTCAAATCGATCTAGATGGTCATCAAGACGAAAAGTTTTGCCTTGATAAACACGAACCACTTCATAGATCCCGTCACCAAACTGATAACCGCGGTCTTCAATATCGATATGGGTATCTTGATTCCTTTTTATGAATTGATCGTTAATCAGTATCACTATCGTCACCCCAGTCTTTTTGTTTATAAAAATCATCTCGATTTCAATTGTAACATGAAATAAGATGGATGAGTATGGAATTTGATTAATTTTTATTTTTTTAAAAAAACAATGATAAATTTATGAAAATTCCTTCAAAATAAGAAATAATTATGCGCTGATATCGCATTTTTAAAAAAATAAGATAATGGTAGAAAATACAACTTAAATCCTATTTTTTACTCGATGTTTCTATTTATTTAGTTCTTTTGTTACTAGATACACCTATATGTTGTGGTATATAATTTAAAACATCGCAATATATAGTTATAACTGGTTGAAGGTACATAGAATTAGGAGGGGCAAATTAAATGAATCAATCTTCTTCACGTTTAGAAGGACTAAGTGAGAAAATCTTCCTTGATCGTTACGCATTGAAAGATGTGTTGCATCAGGAGGTAAATGTTGGGGATACGGTGTTGGTTCTAACTAAGGATGATCCAAAATACCCACAAAAAGAAGTAGGGGAAGTTATCTCTATTGAAGGGGAAACCATTAAAGTAGGCTTACGAAATGGACAAGTTATAGATACAGTCATTGAGAAAATTACCAAACCTTTAGAACTAACCCCAGAAGAAATGTGGGATCGATTAGCAAAAGCCATTGCAGCCGTTGAAAAACCAGAAAAAAGGGAAGAATGGACTAAGAAATTCCGTGAAGTATTAGATGATTGGAAGTTGGTTCCCGGTGGGCGTATCGCAGCCGGTGCAGGTGCTAGTGATGAGTTAACGTTATTTAACTGTTATGTGATTCCATCCCCTAAGGATAGTCGTGGCGGTATTATGGAAACCTTGAGTCAAATGACTGAAATTATGTCACGAGGTGGGGGAGTTGGAATTAACCTATCTTCCTTAAGACCAAGACGAGCTGTTGTGAGAGGTGTTAATGGTTCATCCAGTGGAGCTGTATCCTGGGGAGGATTATTTAGCTACACAACTGGTTTAATTGAACAAGGTGGGTCGCGCCGTGGAGCATTAATGCTCATGTTAAATGATTGGCATCCAGATTTACTTGAGTTTATTACGGTAAAACAAGAAATGGGACTTATCACTAATGCAAATCTTTCTGTGGCCATTAGTAATGACTTTATGAAAGCTGTAAAACAAGATCTCGATTGGGAACTTGTTTTTCCAGATACAACAGACCCAGAATATGATAAGGTTTGGGATGGTAATCTTAAAAAGTGGAAAGACCTTGGAAAAGCCGTAAAAGTATATAAAAAAATGAAAGCAAGGGAAATATGGCACACCATTATTGAATCTGCATGGAAATCGGCTGAACCTGGTGTTGTCTTTATGGAACACTATAATGAAATGTCAAACAGCTGGTATTTTAACCCCATTATTAGTACCAACCCTTGCGCAGAACAAGGATTACCAGCGTGGGGTGTATGTAACCTCTCTTCCATTAACCTTTCAAAATTTGTGAAAGATGGCCAAGTGGATTGGGAGGGACTTGGAGAAACGGTTGATATCTCCGTTCGTTTCTTAGACAATGTTATTGACGCAACTCCATACCATTTTAAAGAAAATGAAGAGAATCAACGGAATGAACGTCGGATTGGTTTAGGAACGATGGGCTTAGCAGAAATGTTAATTCAATTAAAAATCCGTTACGGTAGTCCTGAATCTTTAAAATTCTTGGATCAATTGTATGGGTTTATAGCAAAACGTGCATATCTAGCATCGACAGAAATTGCTGCTGAAAAAGGATCATTCCCAATGTTTGATGCAGAAAAATTCCTTCAAAGTAAATTCGTTCAACAATTTGATGATGAAGTCAAACAAGCAATTGCTGAAAAAGGAATGCGAAACGTAACGGTACTGACACAAGCGCCAACAGGTAGTACTGGTACTATGGTTGGTACTTCTACAGGTATTGAGCCGTACTTTGCTTTTGAATATGTACGTCAAAGCCGTTTAGGATTGGACAAGCAATATGTACCTATCGCAAAAGAATGGTTAGAAAAACACCCTGGACAAAAACTACCCGATTACTTTGTCAGTGCAATGGAACTATCAGCAGAAGATCATATTCGTGTGCAAGCAGCGATCCAAAAATGGGTTGATTCATCTATAAGCAAAACAGCAAATGCCCCTGCCGACTTTACGATTGAAGATACAAAGAAATTGTATGAGTATGCTTATGAATTAGGTTGTAAAGGTGTTACGATCTATCGTGATGGTAGTCGTGATGTTCAAGTACTTTCCACTGAGAAGAAAAAAGGAAAAGTAGAAGACAAAGTTGAAGCGCAAAAAGCAAATGAAAACACAGGAAAAGTTTATCGTCGTAGGCCCAAAAAATTAACGGGTGCAACATACAAGATGAATACTCCTTTAGGAAAAGCTTATATCACAATTAATGATGTAGATGGTAGTCCTTTTGAGGTCATCGTCAATGTTGGGAAGGCTGGTAGTGATGTTTTCGCAATGTCTGAGGCATTAGGACGAGTTTCCACGCTCTTCCTACGTTTTGGTGAAATTCCAGATGGAAATAAAGCGAGACTATTAATTAAACATCTCAAAGGAATTGGTGGATCAGGTGCTGTTGGTTTTGGTCCAAACCGCGTTGAATCCATTGCCGATGCAGTGGCCAAAGCGCTAGAAATGCATATCGATGGTGAAGAACCGAACTATTCGATTGCAGCTACTTCTGAACCATCGATCAATCAGCACAACGAACATGAGGGAATTCAATCGATTGATCATATGCATTTGCATGATGATCTGGATGTTCCGGATGGATTAGACCTATGCCCAACGTGTGGATCTGCATCATTAGTGAATGAAGAGGGATGTAAACACTGTATTTCGTGTGGGTATACAAGATGTTCCTAATATGATAAAAGTCATTGTTTCAAGACTTCATGTTCTGAATAAGAACTTGGAGTCTTTTTTTTATAGACGGGTGAGATAATAGAATTAGGGAAGAATATTCATAAAAAAATTGAAAGTAAAAAAGCATTTTTCATTTTTCTTTTGCTGAATACTACAATCCAGATAATATTGAATTTGGGGTATTAAGAGTTCTAAATGATGATCTTGTTGAACCAGGGACAGGATTCGATTTACACCCTCATAGGGAAATGGAGATCATATCTTATGTCGTTAACGGAGAGTTAACCCATGGCGACAGTATGGGGAATAAAAATACCTTAACTTATGGCCAAGTACAATTTATGAGTGCAGGAACAGGAGTTTCTCATA from Tepidibacillus fermentans includes:
- the dat gene encoding D-amino-acid transaminase, with translation MIFINKKTGVTIVILINDQFIKRNQDTHIDIEDRGYQFGDGIYEVVRVYQGKTFRLDDHLDRFERSAKEIFMELPFSKTETKLKITQLIEMNNLQDGIVYFQVTRGVAPRTHAFPQNAKPVLTAYTKKSPRPIDQFKNGIKVVTVEDIRWLRCDIKSLNLLGNVLAKQYAHEHQAEEAIQIRDNTVTEGSSSNFYIVENGKIYTHPADHFILRGITRIVVEEIANKLGIPFIEKLFSVKDVYRADEAFISSTTAEITPVIQVNDKVIGNGPGPIVRAIQEEFQKLI
- a CDS encoding adenosylcobalamin-dependent ribonucleoside-diphosphate reductase — encoded protein: MNQSSSRLEGLSEKIFLDRYALKDVLHQEVNVGDTVLVLTKDDPKYPQKEVGEVISIEGETIKVGLRNGQVIDTVIEKITKPLELTPEEMWDRLAKAIAAVEKPEKREEWTKKFREVLDDWKLVPGGRIAAGAGASDELTLFNCYVIPSPKDSRGGIMETLSQMTEIMSRGGGVGINLSSLRPRRAVVRGVNGSSSGAVSWGGLFSYTTGLIEQGGSRRGALMLMLNDWHPDLLEFITVKQEMGLITNANLSVAISNDFMKAVKQDLDWELVFPDTTDPEYDKVWDGNLKKWKDLGKAVKVYKKMKAREIWHTIIESAWKSAEPGVVFMEHYNEMSNSWYFNPIISTNPCAEQGLPAWGVCNLSSINLSKFVKDGQVDWEGLGETVDISVRFLDNVIDATPYHFKENEENQRNERRIGLGTMGLAEMLIQLKIRYGSPESLKFLDQLYGFIAKRAYLASTEIAAEKGSFPMFDAEKFLQSKFVQQFDDEVKQAIAEKGMRNVTVLTQAPTGSTGTMVGTSTGIEPYFAFEYVRQSRLGLDKQYVPIAKEWLEKHPGQKLPDYFVSAMELSAEDHIRVQAAIQKWVDSSISKTANAPADFTIEDTKKLYEYAYELGCKGVTIYRDGSRDVQVLSTEKKKGKVEDKVEAQKANENTGKVYRRRPKKLTGATYKMNTPLGKAYITINDVDGSPFEVIVNVGKAGSDVFAMSEALGRVSTLFLRFGEIPDGNKARLLIKHLKGIGGSGAVGFGPNRVESIADAVAKALEMHIDGEEPNYSIAATSEPSINQHNEHEGIQSIDHMHLHDDLDVPDGLDLCPTCGSASLVNEEGCKHCISCGYTRCS